The genomic DNA ACTGGATTGTAAAAATCTTCATGGAAGTGATGAGAGCGgtaaaaaggacaaagaaggagaaataaaaggccCAGGGAACCCACCGACAAGTAAAGCGTAGGCATCCAGAAGAAAGATGAGCCTCAGGATCAGGAGAGATGAATAGGGCCCTTCACTCTTCAACTAGAAACCGTTGTTGCCGGGACACTAAGTCACAATCAATTAGAAGAGCATTGTGTTACCATATGCACCTCTACTGTAGGctaattagtaaaaaaaaacaacaaaaacaaaaaaccgtcTGAAACTACTGATTTGAAGTAATCTCTTAACATGatatcttgtcttttttgttaCAATTTAATACACAGAAGTAACTTAACCTAATTTGCTGAAGTTTGTTTCACAAGCATTTACCTTTAAGCACTGATGCACTTAAAAGACACAATTACTAGAAATGACTCACTTTGATACAGGACTACACATGATATTGATTTAGAATGCGGTTGACTCCTCTGATGACTACTGATAACTGATCAGCTTCCACTGTTATTAACAGGAGTTGTGACGATCCCACCCTCTTTAATAGGCTAAGCTTATTACTACCACCTGCCTTCTGGTTACTTTCATGTTTGGGGAACACGGAACTACATTCCAGGGGATTAGAAATCACCTAATATTATGCTAATGAAGTTTTAacaattctcaaaataatttagaatttaataaaattagtgTTGTCTTTAATCAGCAATTAAAAGTCAAATATTTCTGGCCTCCTGGATAAGTGGATATCTGCAACCAACTATTCCTGAAGAAGGAAAACACTTAACAGTTTTGAGTGACTCAATTCATGGATACAGGTATAACGTAACACATAACAGTGCCTTTCAAGAGGTGATCTCTGAGGTCAAGGGTCATATTACTTGCTAACAAATTATTACTTGGGCCAGACATCTCTGaacatttttttgaacatttttaactgaatttccCATACATTTCATGCCTCTGGTTTACTGAGCATTACGTATCATTTGATATAGAGATTCCACACTAATCACTTCATGCCTAGATTCCACATTAATCACTTCATGCCTGTTTTATCTTTGGATTTTGAAAATTTGCAATCTTAAGAACAAAAATTGAAGATAAGACTTAAATGCATCTggcattattatttaacattttaaaaagaaacctgaaatactgacataatattttgaatatattgggctacataaattattaaattataaacaaaacaaccAGGAACTTAGTGTTAAACAGCATGTGACATACGGTTACTCTTTGAAATGCACTAAATTCCGCAAATAATTCCAGTATTTCTTGACTATAGCGTTACGTTAGGTTATTATGGTCTTGATGGCTAAAAGAATGACAATTTTCATTTGCTCGCTTTACACTTATCCATTCGATAAATAAGCTATGATTGTTCAAAATGGGAAAGAATGGTTCAGTCCGATCACCAAGTAGAAATGAAGACTCAAATTAATAAAGAATCAAAGGGCTGGGCTATTACATATTCTTAGGCCAAACTGTTGATGCACGCTTTGATTGCCTACCCCCAGGTTGCTTCCAATATTGTGGGTAATCGCCAAATAACCAGCTCTaactcctcctctccccagctggaAGGGAGCACATTACGTACGCCCTCCTCAGTGCTTGGCAAGACTCAAGGCATCAATGACTGGAGAAGGTCTCTGCCCTGGGAGTCATTATACATGTTGTGGTCCTGCAGAGGGTCGGAATCAACAAAATACAGTTCCCCTGCATGGACGTCAGAAAAATTAGCCAGAAATTCACGGGGATCAAAGCCAACCCACACAGTGTACCTATAGTCTATCGTGCGTATGGAATAGCCCATGACCTTTATATCTTTTAAGCTCGGCTTGTCAGAATTCCACTGAGGATAGTCTGCGGGCCGGGGGTACTGGCTATAGGCAATAGACTCACGGGGATTACCACGAAGGTGCGGGTCCTCTCCCAGGTCCTGGAGTTGAAAATGCTTCCCAAGGTTCTGGCCTTCTCGGCACAGCTGTACATGAAACGAGGGAACAGGACAGCGAGGTGGGACGTGCAGGCCAGCAAGTCCCGCAAgcgtaggagagagagaaagaagttcCACCAGGTCCATGACTCGCCGGCCTGAAACAGGAAGCGATCCTGCTGAATGGACTACTTTACGGAAGCCTGCACAGCCAACAGGATGAGGACAGGAGCCCATCTGGGCACCACgcgttgtcttttgtttttttacatgtatttttggcCCAAGAGTTTATGAACAACGCCAACTCGGCACCTCACCCAGTTAGAGGATACAAAATGAAGGTGCCCGCAACCAGCtggcacttttaaaaatgatgtgaATTTTGGAGCCATCAGTGTAATAACTGATTCAGGCAAGGATCACCCACGGAAGCCCAAGCCACCAGGTAAAAATCTGTTGTGGGACAGGATATTCAGAATCTCAACAGTGTCAACCTGCAGACGACTCCTTCCTGGATGTCAGCACATCTCCTTTAGATTGTGGGAGAACACGAACAACATCAAACTTACCACCTGACCCATGTTGTAGCGTCCACTTCAGCAGCATCACAAACATTCACCCTGTTccgcagccatcaccaccatccatgcCCAGAACTGTTTCCATCTTCCTGAACCGGAGTCTCTCCTCATTAAACACTACCTTCCgcatctcccctgctctccagcccctggcacccactgtcctactttctgtctctatgacaTTGGCTCCTCTAGAGACCTCGTGTAAGTGGCatcacatagtatttgtccttttagGACTGCTTACTTCACTGAGCATCatgtcctcaaggctcatccatgttgtagcaggtgtcagaatgtCCTGCCTTCTTGAAGGCTGAGTAACATTCCGCTGTGTGGGGAGACGACATTTTGCCTATCTATTCATGCGGCAGTGGATACTTGGGGTGCTTGAGCCTTCTGGcgattatgaataatgctatgaacattcagatacaagtttttgtttgaatacctgtttttaattctgtgggctatatacctaggagtggaattgcccAGTCACGCGCTAACTCTacctttaactttttgaagaatggctaaaccattttccacagtggctgcaccattttacatccccaccagcagtgtgagggttccagtttctccacaccATCCCAGTGCTAGAGTTTTCTGTTGATTTTGATAATGGATAGgaaatggcatctcattgtggtggATCCACCTTTACAGTCTCAATCCTATACTTTCTGTTGATTCCTATTAAAACCGGTCTGGGCTTTGGACCATCATTCTGGCCTTTCTGGATCTTTAAGAATTCGTTTTATACTGCCCAATTTTATTTCAACATATTTAATTtgtaagttaaataaaaagaaaagaagcttaaAGAAAGATACTTTTACAAAATGGCAAGACCTGGCCGACATGGCCACCTTAATCAGGACCAAATCTGGCATCACTAACAATGGCACATGCCACCACCAAGTGTCCCCACTGTGACACCAAGGAAGCACACAACCTCATGTCcagtgtgtgtgtcaaaaatgtTTACCCTGAATCTAGTCATGAGGAAGCAATGACACAAATCCAGACTGTGGGCTGCTGCCCAAGACAGGTACCCCAGATGCCTGTAAAAAGGTGAGGTCAGGGAGAAATGGGGGCCCAGATCCCATCAGGACTTGTCAGCTGCTATAAGGACTTCCACTCAGTGAGGTATGTGGGAGGCTCCAGAGCAGGGCTGTGACACCACCTGACTCGGGTTTTAACAGGATCACTTCAGCCACTGCGAGGAGGAGGAACTCCAGGGGACCACGAGCACAACCAGGGAGACTTCAGCAAGCCACTGCAGGAATCCAGCAGGAGATGGTGGCGGTGTGGCCCAGGGTGGCAGCATGACTCAGTGAGAAGCAGTACAGACAGACTGAATGGACAGCAACAGGCTTGCTGACGAGGACTACGTACTACATATGGAGgacagaagaggggcaggggtCAGGAGGACTCCACGATTTTTTGGCCTGAGTCAGCACAGCCATTCcctgagaaggaaaagagggccAAGAGGGTCTTACAGTGAAAGGCCAGAAGCCCAGCTTGGGCACGTCAGGCTGGCCAAGTGGGACAAGCTGTTGGAAACCCAAGTCCCAAAGttcagggaagagacagaggctgGAGATAAAACTGGGGCATAAACTGGGAACAGTACAGTTATGTGAATTTACAACTTGCTGAACACCTCCccaaaaaagtttcaaaaaaacacacaaaacattctCAACCGGTCAGATTTCTCCAAGGAAACAAAGGGCTATAATCATGCCTTGAAAAGGTTTAACCTTATCAATGATTTGAAAGAAGGCAAAGCATGCAGCACATGAAAATCACgtgtagagaaaataaaattgggcTGTTTAAAGCAAACTGAGAAAGATCCAGAAAGGCCAGGATGATAGGCCAGaaccaaggaaaaaaatttttaatagaaatcaaTATAAAGGGCAAGATTTAGATGTTAAATGGATTTAGATggattaaataaagaaagaagtccAGAAAGGGAACAACCTGGCTTCTGAGAGTTCATGGAAAACGTACCCCTAAAAAAGCAAATGTCATCTGAAGTACATGACTCGTCTCTGCGCTGAGCAGATCAACCTAGGAAGTAATTCACAAAGAACCTGCACAGATTGCCCCATGCTGTAGCAAGGGGTATCTTGTTCAAGGGACATTTCTGGAAATCTTTTTCTTAAACTGGAGTTTCTGGAAGACAGAAGCCACAATAACCGTGGGCCTGAAAGAACGGCTGCAGGCCTGGGGATCTCAGCCTAGAGAAGAGAGGTATTGGTGTCATTTTCAAGGCTGGGATGGACTGGCACGTGGAAGTCAAAGGAAACTTGCTCATTGTTGCGGAGTGCAGAAGCAGGTCACCTGGCCTACTTGATAGATCCAGTGGCTCACTAGACCGGTAAGCTGCCAAAACGGCAAATGTCTTCCTCACAAAGGGCCGAGTCCCCGTAGAAGTGTGCAGGCAAGAGTTATGCTCATCTGTAGGGGGACAGCCCCGGCCCTGGTGGAGTCTGTCACCCCGCCTCTCAGCTTTGGAGCGCACTATTGTCACCACCATGATAGTCCTCCTCATCCTGGGGGTGCCACCTACTCCTTCCTCACTCCCCATCTTCCATGCTCCTCGTGCACGAGGGCCGTACTTGGTGGCTCTGGCCCTGCCACCCCTCTCTGACCCGGAGGTACTCAGGAATGCCAACACCGGGCAGGAAGACGGACCGGGTAAGCCCTGGGCTCTGAACTGGTAAGGTGATTTACATGTAAACTAAAGAAAGCTTACTATCAAGCAACATCACTCCGGTGTATTTTATACCTGGCTCCATCAATTCCAACACAGAATCGAAAGGGTCGATGTAAGGGAAAagctcctctcctgcctctggaaGCGGAGCCGTCCTCCCGGGAACATAGAACATCAGGGGCACGCGGGTAGCGACATCAAAATTGCTGTATTTGGCCCATTCTCCATGTTCACCTAGAGCCCACCCTGGGTCATAAAAAGCACAGAACGACAGAAAACGAATAATGATATTATTCATTGCCCACTTTAGATACCGTTTCATTTCCTGTTGTAAAAACCAGAGGAAACAAACACTCATCAGAAGAAATTCCTCTATAATGACCACAAAAAGGGGACTTCCCCTAAATCTAAGTATTGCTTTATTTGAAGTTAGACCTTTGTCCCGAATGAGGAaactctaaaaggaaaaaaaaaaatattaaattctcaaATGAAACTATCTTCTTTTAGCAAACAACTAGCAATTGCACCCAGGCTGGGTGCTGAGGGACCCATGGCCCCGCACAGACATGCCGCCCCTGCTGAGAGGGGCTCCCCTTGCCTGGACGGGGGCTCCAACAGCCAGCACTGCCGCTGCCCAGCCCTGGGCTGGCCTCCCTTGACACAAGTCCCGCAGGCTCAGGTCTGCACCTGATGGCATGCCGCCGAACAATGAGCTGTGACACTGTGGCACTAtcactcacattttaaaaagacaaggatagcttattcaatttttaaaatataccacaGACCAAACAAATATAACTTGATTTGAGATCCTTaaccttgataaaaaaaaaaaaaacaaaaaaaaaaaacctcttaaccCTGACTTAAAACATCCATCCCTTGCAAAAGACAGCTTGAATACCCCAAGCTGGAAATTTCTAATGTCTGCATCGGAGCACCCGTTTTgacataaaaaagataaaagagattgCACATTGAGTAGTTCGTGTTACAAAATAACCAAAGCCACATCCAGCTGTCATGTACGGATTGGAGAAGGCTTTTGTGGTTGGGAGGTGGGAAGTCTCAGGAGGGCCATCTGTCATCAGTGCAGCTGCCTCAGAGCAAAGAGAGCTTCCATGTGGGCCTGGCCTTCATGGGTGCACCAGACTGTGTGAGCACTGGAAGAGGAACTGGGCACGGGAAAGAGGGGCCAGAGGGGATGGCAAACCATCAGGAAACAGCGAAAACTTAGGATGCCTCCACAGAAGACAAAATGATGTGGGACTTTACAAGGCTTAAGGCAGGCCTGTGAGAAATCACATGGAGAACTGTCTGTGACATTAGGTGGAAAAAGCAAACTAGGGAACAAAACAGTTTATAAGCACAATCGATTCTGCCTTGTTCCATGACtatatatgacacacacacacacacacacacacacacacacacacacactccaccgccacatgtatatgtataaacaAAGGCTGCCAAACGGATCCCAGATCTGTCAGCACTAGTTAGCCTTGGGCATGTGGGAGCAGGGTGATGGGGACTGGGGGGTGTTGTTTAGCCTCTATTCTTGAGcttgataaaaatttcaaattaagaaataaagttttaaataaactgtttccatttttggAAAAGTAGGAAACTGCCttaattaaaagagagaaagcactgCGAGCCCCAGGCTCTTGGCAGAGAGAACATCGGGGCTGGGAGTAGAGGGGTGCAGTCAGGTCTGAGGGCCTTGTGGGGCCCTGCCAGGATTCTTCTGGATCCTcctaagaaaaactgaaatcctCCAACAGTCTAGATGAGCAGCGTGGGTTAAAAGGGCTCCCGACACAAATGGAGGGTTCCTGCTGAgttcatcaataaaaaaaaaaaggttgctaTCAGGTCCCCTCCCAAGCATCCAAGACGCTCCTTGTACCCAAAagaggccccgcccccacggAGAGAGGTCCCAGGACTAATAAGACAATCATAAAAGCACCCTGAGACCCCAGACTTGGGGCACTGCTGATTCCCAAAAGAGAACACGCCTATGTTTAAGGCAATCTAGAAAAGCACATTTCACAGAAAAGTTCCTATGTTTTGCGTGACTCACCAAGGTATTTGAAAATGCTTACCATGATCTGAGGCAAATGCAATGATTGTGCTATTGGTCAGCTGGAGATCATCCAAAGCACTCAAAAGGTGGCCAACCTGTGTATCCAAATACGAAACAGAGGCAAAGTAGCTCTGGCGGATTTTCCgctgcacattaaaaaaaagagagtgagtgcAATTGGAATTGCAGTGGCGCGCAGAAGAGTGTCACCTGAGCATTCCGCCACTGACGCCCTTAACTCTCTCAGCCAAAACATAACGTGTGTTTCCCCACCATCCATAGCCCCTTGCCCACATGGTCCTGGCGAAATCTGGGTCCGCAGCAGATCCAAAAGGAAGATTATTTTCTAAGTGAATCAGATTTCACTTTAGGGCACAGATCACAGCAGATGGATGTGCCACTTATTATCCCCTTCTGTCTCCTTCACATAATCTTACGGGTCCCAGGAAATGGCCCCGTACACCAAAACTTATCCCCCAGGCACTCCAAACTCCCACTGAGGGTGGCACCAAAGACCCCACCAAAGCTCCATTCACTCCCAAAGGACCAGAAACTGGGGGGCTTAGAACAATAGAATTGTTCTGTCTCCCAGTTCCGGTGGCCAGAGTCCGAGATCCAGGTGTCGGCAGAGCCAGGTTCTCTCTGCCAGCTCTGAGGGAGGGGGCTGCCTCTTCCAGCTTATGCTGGTGCCCGGCATCCTTGGTGCCCAtgggcttgtggccacatcaccccaatctctgcctccctcctcacatggccttcttcctgTGTACAAGAACACAGGTCATGcgactccagtatgacctcatcttttttttaaaaaaatgtttatttttgagagagagagaagagagagaaaatgcacacaagcgggggaagtgcagagagacagagagagggagagggaagagagaatcccaagcaggctctgtgctgtatcgtagagcctgacatggggcttgaactcgcgaaacCGCAAAATCAtcacctgggccaaaatcagatgcttaaccaactaagccacccaggtgcccctccagtatgacctcattttaactaatgacatctgcaatgaccctgaTTCCAAACAAGGTTCCATTCTGAGGAAGGAGGAGCTCATGGCGATGGgacaagggggtggggtgggggtggcccctGCTGTTCTTCTTCCGAGATGAGGGAGATGGCCACAGCCCAGCACACGAGCATGCACGATTCTGGCGACCGGTAAGGGGCATTACCAACAGCGCTGTTTACCAAATATTTGCCGGGTGCCACCCGATCCCCGGAGCCACCCTTTACGGTGAGCATTAACATTCCCATATGACACGGGAAGATTCCAGGGCTCGGAGAGGTGGATTAACTTGCCTGGAGACACACAGCT from Leopardus geoffroyi isolate Oge1 chromosome X, O.geoffroyi_Oge1_pat1.0, whole genome shotgun sequence includes the following:
- the IDS gene encoding iduronate 2-sulfatase isoform X11 produces the protein MCAPSRISFLTGRRPDTTRLYDFNSYWRIHAGNFSTIPQYFKENGYVTMSVGKVFHPGISSNYSDDSPYSWSFPPYHPSSEKYENTKTCRGPDGQLHANLLCPVDVADVPEGTLPDKQSTEQAIRLLEKMKTSASPFFLAVGYHKPHIPFRYPKEFQKLYPLENITLAPDPQVPAGLPPVAYNPWMDIRQREDVQALNLSVPYGPIPVDFQRKIRQSYFASVSYLDTQVGHLLSALDDLQLTNSTIIAFASDHGWALGEHGEWAKYSNFDVATRVPLMFYVPGRTAPLPEAGEELFPYIDPFDSVLELMEPGRRVMDLVELLSLSPTLAGLAGLHVPPRCPVPSFHVQLCREGQNLGKHFQLQDLGEDPHLRGNPRESIAYSQYPRPADYPQWNSDKPSLKDIKVMGYSIRTIDYRYTVWVGFDPREFLANFSDVHAGELYFVDSDPLQDHNMYNDSQGRDLLQSLMP